The following are from one region of the Paenibacillus bovis genome:
- a CDS encoding Gfo/Idh/MocA family protein yields MKRMKAGLVGCGNISAIYLKNLKSSPVVEIVACADMVIEKAKERAEEFGIVNVFTPEELMKQEEIELIINLTIPAAHASVNQAALAAGKHVYAEKPFAVSLDDGRRTLEKAKEAGKRVGSAPDTFLGAGIETARHAIESGLIGRPIAASAFMMGAGPESWHPDPEFFYAPGGGPMFDMGPYYLTALASLLGSMTRVSSSAGIQMPDRVIHSGPKAGTPIRVQTPTHLAGTVDFENGAIATMVTSFDIPGGSQLPRMEIYGTAGTLDIPDPNFFDGDVRLRRAGSDEYETLPPVFEPVNNDRGKGVNEMVQAIQENRPHRASGELAYHVLEVMHAFQRSSLEGKHVIIQSRAGYRQGSSDQ; encoded by the coding sequence GTGAAGCGAATGAAAGCCGGATTAGTCGGATGCGGTAACATAAGCGCTATTTATCTCAAAAATCTCAAATCCAGTCCGGTTGTCGAAATTGTGGCATGCGCTGACATGGTGATTGAAAAAGCCAAAGAACGGGCTGAAGAATTTGGTATTGTAAACGTCTTCACTCCAGAAGAACTGATGAAGCAGGAAGAGATCGAATTGATTATTAATCTGACGATTCCTGCTGCACATGCGAGCGTAAATCAGGCAGCCCTGGCTGCAGGCAAGCATGTATATGCCGAGAAGCCATTCGCCGTATCGCTGGACGATGGACGGCGTACGCTGGAGAAAGCCAAGGAAGCAGGCAAGCGGGTAGGCAGTGCACCGGATACTTTTCTTGGAGCCGGTATTGAGACTGCACGTCATGCGATTGAGAGCGGCCTAATCGGGCGTCCGATTGCAGCCTCCGCATTTATGATGGGAGCAGGTCCTGAATCATGGCATCCCGATCCCGAGTTCTTTTATGCCCCGGGTGGCGGACCCATGTTCGACATGGGTCCTTATTATTTGACAGCGCTCGCAAGCCTGCTTGGTTCGATGACAAGAGTTAGCTCTTCTGCCGGAATCCAGATGCCGGATCGTGTAATACACAGCGGTCCCAAAGCGGGTACACCAATTCGTGTACAGACGCCTACACATCTGGCCGGAACCGTTGATTTTGAGAATGGTGCGATTGCCACGATGGTAACGAGCTTTGATATTCCGGGAGGATCGCAGCTGCCACGTATGGAAATCTATGGCACAGCGGGAACACTGGATATTCCGGACCCCAACTTTTTTGATGGAGATGTTCGTCTGAGACGGGCCGGTTCGGATGAATATGAGACGTTGCCGCCGGTATTTGAACCGGTCAATAATGATCGCGGCAAAGGGGTCAACGAAATGGTGCAGGCGATTCAGGAGAATCGACCGCATCGTGCCAGTGGCGAACTTGCTTATCATGTACTCGAAGTGATGCATGCTTTCCAGCGTTCATCGCTCGAAGGCAAACATGTCATTATTCAGAGTCGTGCAGGCTATCGCCAGGGCAGCAGTGATCAGTAA
- a CDS encoding sugar phosphate isomerase/epimerase family protein: MLKVGLQLYTVREDLERDFEGTIEKVAALGYQGVEFAGYYGRTAEQVKTLLDKHNLEVVGAHTPYADLLEDAQSLIDFNKAIGNRYIIVPYLTEEQRGNWPEIFENLRKLGETCNQNDVVLLYHNHDFEFTEKIGERTVLDALYEEIPADLIQVELDSAWVEYSGYDAVEYIDKYAGRLPIVHWKDFKHTDDGIQMMELGEGEAPVARIGDAADKAGAEWIVVEQDNSLQAPMQSIEQSMNWVKSYGAKGGVVNV; the protein is encoded by the coding sequence ATGTTAAAAGTCGGATTGCAATTATACACAGTACGTGAAGACCTGGAACGCGATTTTGAAGGAACGATTGAAAAAGTAGCAGCTCTGGGATATCAGGGCGTAGAGTTTGCCGGATATTACGGCAGAACAGCAGAACAGGTCAAAACCCTGCTGGACAAGCATAACCTGGAAGTAGTTGGTGCACATACGCCGTACGCAGATCTGCTGGAAGATGCACAGTCCCTGATCGATTTTAACAAAGCGATTGGTAATCGTTATATCATCGTGCCTTATCTGACCGAAGAGCAGCGCGGCAATTGGCCGGAAATTTTCGAAAACCTGCGCAAACTCGGTGAAACTTGCAATCAGAATGATGTGGTATTGCTGTATCACAACCATGATTTTGAATTTACTGAAAAAATCGGCGAACGTACTGTACTGGATGCTTTGTACGAAGAAATCCCTGCCGACCTGATTCAGGTAGAGCTGGATAGTGCATGGGTAGAGTACAGCGGTTATGATGCCGTGGAATATATCGATAAGTATGCAGGTCGCTTGCCGATTGTACACTGGAAAGATTTCAAGCATACCGATGATGGTATCCAGATGATGGAACTTGGCGAAGGCGAAGCACCTGTAGCACGTATTGGCGATGCGGCAGACAAAGCCGGAGCCGAGTGGATCGTAGTCGAGCAGGATAATAGCCTCCAGGCTCCTATGCAAAGTATCGAACAAAGCATGAACTGGGTGAAAAGCTATGGCGCCAAGGGAGGCGTCGTTAATGTCTGA
- a CDS encoding sugar phosphate isomerase/epimerase family protein codes for MKLGVFMVLLNNMGFEEALDYVAAKGVKAVEIGTGGNPGNVHCNTDELLADNGKLKAFKQAIDSRGLIISALSCHDNPLHPQKAIAKEAHDSFIKSVQLAEKLEVPVVNTFSGCPGESDDAKYPNWPVAPWPNDYRELLDWQWNEKIIPYWTETGKFAEQHNVKVGLELHGGFSVHTPGTLLRLREAAGEVIGANLDPSHMWWQGIDPVAAIKILGKNGAIHHFHAKDTLTDTDNMNMNGVTDMHSYAEMQDRAWQFRTVGYGHDVKTWADIVSALRLVGYDYVVSIEHEDGLMSVNEGFTKAVHNLQQVMIEEELGEMWWV; via the coding sequence ATGAAATTAGGCGTATTTATGGTATTGCTCAACAATATGGGCTTCGAGGAGGCGCTGGACTATGTAGCTGCAAAAGGTGTAAAAGCAGTCGAAATCGGTACCGGTGGCAACCCGGGTAACGTACACTGCAACACCGATGAGCTGCTGGCCGATAATGGCAAGCTCAAAGCATTCAAGCAGGCGATTGATTCACGCGGTCTGATCATCAGCGCACTGAGCTGTCATGATAATCCGCTTCATCCGCAAAAAGCGATTGCCAAAGAAGCACACGACTCTTTCATCAAATCCGTACAGCTGGCTGAGAAGCTGGAAGTACCGGTAGTTAATACGTTTTCCGGATGTCCAGGTGAGAGTGACGATGCCAAATATCCGAACTGGCCTGTAGCTCCATGGCCGAATGATTATCGTGAACTGCTGGACTGGCAGTGGAATGAGAAGATTATTCCTTATTGGACCGAGACAGGCAAGTTCGCTGAACAGCACAATGTCAAAGTCGGTCTGGAACTGCATGGCGGATTCTCTGTTCATACACCAGGTACGCTTCTGCGTCTGCGTGAAGCCGCTGGGGAAGTGATTGGAGCCAACCTGGATCCGAGCCATATGTGGTGGCAAGGCATTGATCCGGTAGCCGCAATAAAAATTTTGGGGAAAAATGGCGCAATTCATCACTTTCATGCTAAAGATACGCTTACAGATACCGATAATATGAATATGAACGGTGTAACGGACATGCACTCCTACGCTGAGATGCAAGATCGTGCATGGCAGTTCCGTACCGTGGGTTATGGTCACGATGTAAAAACGTGGGCTGATATCGTCAGTGCACTGAGATTAGTTGGATATGACTATGTCGTTAGTATAGAGCATGAAGACGGACTGATGTCCGTAAATGAGGGTTTCACTAAAGCCGTCCATAACTTGCAGCAGGTAATGATCGAAGAAGAACTTGGCGAGATGTGGTGGGTCTAA
- a CDS encoding helix-turn-helix transcriptional regulator, with protein sequence MDVDRKECKVFTAGYSFHRKPFHMHEPQGIQNYLFRFQTEGGCQLRQNGQLVNVEVGDLHIYAPDQPYELRIDYTPASTGKSIVESGDYHIFFGGEWADEWWHQRKRPARVKIPLTDNIMDLMRQISMEKRRMDNPYPEILSHYMKILCLSVDRYLSEQPTGGPKTYLAYQIKNYIEENASSTFKLEDIALHIGISVSRAVHLFKEAFDTTIMQYALEVRLNMAQERIMFSPMPLEEVAESSGFANYTYFHRVFRSKFGMSPKEFRISKREHIT encoded by the coding sequence ATGGATGTAGATAGAAAAGAATGTAAAGTATTCACAGCCGGATATTCCTTCCACCGGAAACCTTTTCATATGCACGAACCTCAGGGAATACAGAACTATTTGTTCCGCTTTCAGACCGAAGGCGGCTGCCAGTTGCGGCAGAATGGTCAGCTGGTCAATGTGGAGGTAGGGGATCTTCATATCTATGCGCCTGATCAGCCCTATGAGCTGCGAATCGATTACACACCCGCTTCTACCGGCAAATCTATCGTAGAAAGTGGCGATTATCATATCTTTTTCGGTGGGGAATGGGCGGACGAATGGTGGCATCAGCGCAAGCGTCCAGCTCGCGTCAAGATTCCGCTGACGGATAATATTATGGATCTGATGCGCCAGATTTCAATGGAAAAACGGCGTATGGATAATCCTTATCCAGAGATCCTTTCTCATTATATGAAAATACTTTGCTTGTCTGTAGATCGCTATTTATCAGAGCAGCCTACCGGTGGGCCCAAAACTTATCTGGCATACCAGATCAAAAATTATATCGAAGAAAACGCCTCTTCTACCTTTAAATTAGAGGATATTGCGCTGCATATCGGCATCAGTGTATCGAGAGCGGTTCATCTGTTCAAGGAAGCTTTTGATACGACTATCATGCAGTACGCGCTTGAAGTAAGGCTGAATATGGCGCAGGAGCGTATCATGTTTAGTCCGATGCCACTGGAGGAAGTCGCAGAATCGTCAGGATTCGCCAACTATACTTATTTTCACCGGGTATTCCGTTCCAAATTCGGAATGTCCCCCAAAGAATTCCGCATTTCCAAACGCGAGCATATTACGTAA
- a CDS encoding AbrB/MazE/SpoVT family DNA-binding domain-containing protein translates to MMKATGIVRKVDELGRVVIPIELRRIMNIDVKDGLEIFVDSDRIILRKYEPSCIFTGETEDLVYFKGKLISRSIISELTELHASKKN, encoded by the coding sequence ATGATGAAAGCTACCGGCATTGTAAGAAAAGTGGATGAATTGGGAAGAGTAGTTATTCCGATTGAACTTCGCCGCATTATGAATATTGATGTAAAAGATGGACTGGAGATTTTTGTAGACAGTGATCGCATCATTTTGAGAAAATATGAGCCTTCCTGCATCTTCACAGGAGAAACCGAAGATCTTGTTTATTTTAAAGGAAAATTGATCAGCCGTAGTATTATCAGCGAGCTGACCGAACTGCACGCTTCCAAAAAGAACTGA
- a CDS encoding Gfo/Idh/MocA family protein: MTSESQAGRRQRVALIGIGGIAQKVYLPLLSNHPQVELVGVLSRSEATVHQTMETYRLAKGSIQPEDIAGWDVDAVFVHSPTPTHYDIVTKCLQQGLPVYVDKPLSYSIEESRRMAAFAEERGLLLAVGFNRRFAPLYNQAKSWLAEAGDWELCEAVKHRTSVQNSAARETVYDDLIHMLDLLLWLGNDDYQLVSNQLRQQENGAMLHASGMLSLGSQRYASYSMARSAGSDLEKLSLHGSGRSAEVINMESLYLYEKGQLPQSGGFGSWDTILQRRGFAGAVDHFLNHLQTPENCSIRADRVLKTHMLAEQLTAGL; this comes from the coding sequence ATGACAAGTGAAAGCCAAGCAGGACGTCGTCAACGAGTGGCGCTGATCGGAATTGGTGGAATAGCGCAAAAGGTGTATCTGCCGCTCTTGTCCAATCATCCACAGGTTGAACTGGTCGGTGTATTAAGCCGCTCGGAAGCTACTGTGCACCAGACGATGGAGACCTACCGTCTGGCCAAAGGAAGCATCCAGCCGGAGGATATCGCAGGTTGGGATGTGGATGCAGTATTCGTACATAGTCCGACACCTACACACTACGATATTGTTACCAAGTGTCTGCAGCAGGGACTACCTGTCTATGTGGATAAGCCTTTGTCCTATTCGATAGAGGAATCACGCCGAATGGCAGCTTTTGCAGAGGAACGCGGACTGCTGCTGGCAGTCGGCTTCAATCGCAGGTTTGCTCCACTTTATAACCAAGCAAAATCCTGGCTGGCCGAAGCAGGAGATTGGGAGCTGTGTGAAGCTGTCAAGCATCGTACCTCTGTACAGAACTCTGCTGCACGTGAGACAGTATATGACGATTTGATTCATATGCTGGATCTGCTGCTGTGGCTGGGTAACGATGATTATCAATTGGTATCGAATCAGCTGCGTCAGCAGGAAAATGGCGCAATGCTGCATGCCTCCGGTATGCTCTCTCTTGGCAGTCAGCGTTATGCCAGTTACAGTATGGCACGCAGCGCCGGAAGTGATTTGGAGAAATTATCGCTGCATGGCAGTGGACGCTCGGCAGAAGTGATCAATATGGAGAGCCTTTATCTATATGAAAAAGGTCAATTGCCGCAATCCGGAGGTTTTGGCAGCTGGGATACCATATTGCAGCGGCGCGGTTTTGCAGGTGCAGTAGATCATTTCCTGAATCATCTTCAGACTCCGGAGAATTGCAGTATTCGGGCAGATCGGGTGCTGAAGACACATATGCTGGCCGAGCAGTTGACAGCCGGATTATAA
- a CDS encoding SDR family oxidoreductase: MNIAIIGANGQIGKILTQKLVNTGEHQVTAVIRKPEQATAFEQMGAKTAIGNLEGTVDELAQVIQGADAVVFAAGSGGSTGDDKTLLIDLDGAVKSMEAAEQFGIKRFVLISAMFAYNRSKWSDSIKPYYVAKHYADRMLEASTLDYTIIRPGGLLNDEGTGQIEIGEQLSEGGSIPREDVAEVIVYVLDQQHTYRKGYDVISGKQSIAEAVQSLSN; encoded by the coding sequence ATGAATATTGCAATTATCGGAGCTAATGGACAGATCGGCAAAATATTAACACAAAAGCTGGTTAATACCGGTGAACATCAGGTGACTGCAGTGATCCGCAAGCCGGAGCAGGCAACAGCATTTGAACAAATGGGTGCCAAAACAGCGATTGGCAATCTGGAAGGTACTGTAGATGAATTGGCCCAGGTGATTCAGGGAGCAGATGCTGTTGTATTTGCTGCCGGTTCGGGTGGCAGTACCGGAGACGACAAAACATTGCTGATTGATCTGGATGGCGCAGTGAAAAGTATGGAAGCAGCCGAGCAATTCGGTATTAAGCGCTTTGTATTGATCAGTGCTATGTTTGCCTATAACCGCAGCAAGTGGTCGGACTCTATCAAGCCATACTATGTAGCCAAACATTATGCGGATCGTATGCTGGAAGCGAGCACTCTCGATTATACGATTATTCGTCCGGGAGGTCTGCTAAATGATGAGGGTACCGGACAGATTGAAATAGGGGAGCAGCTCAGCGAAGGCGGCAGCATTCCGCGTGAAGATGTGGCTGAGGTTATCGTATATGTGCTGGATCAGCAGCATACGTACCGTAAAGGCTATGATGTTATTTCAGGCAAGCAATCTATTGCTGAGGCCGTACAATCCCTGTCCAACTAA
- a CDS encoding winged helix-turn-helix transcriptional regulator, translating into MRERIFNCEKELTLSVIGGKWKMLILWHLGKTGTKRFGELKSLIPGITQRMLVSQLRELEEDLIVHREVYPVVPPKVEYSLTEVGESLMPILDAMYNWGKNYMEVAEIEPVEIKPASWN; encoded by the coding sequence ATGCGTGAGCGTATATTTAACTGTGAAAAAGAATTAACACTGTCGGTGATCGGCGGCAAATGGAAAATGCTGATTCTATGGCATCTTGGCAAAACAGGAACCAAACGTTTTGGCGAGTTAAAATCGCTGATTCCCGGTATTACACAGCGTATGCTGGTCAGTCAGCTGCGCGAGTTAGAAGAAGATTTGATCGTTCATCGTGAAGTATATCCGGTCGTACCGCCCAAAGTGGAATATTCGCTGACCGAGGTTGGAGAGAGTCTGATGCCAATTCTTGATGCAATGTATAACTGGGGCAAAAACTATATGGAAGTGGCTGAAATCGAGCCGGTAGAGATCAAGCCGGCATCCTGGAATTAA
- a CDS encoding Gfo/Idh/MocA family protein encodes MSDQVLNIGIIGCGGIAQNKHLPSLSKQPLARLVAFCDIVEERASEAAQQYGSDNAKVYTDYKQLLEDGSIDVIHVCTPNDSHAVITVDALESGKHVMCEKPMAKSTAEARTMVEAAQRTGKKLSIAYQNRFRDDTLYLKQMVEQGDLGDVYYGKALALRRRAVPTWGVFLDEEKQGGGPLIDIGTHALDMTLWLMDNYKPKSVMGTTFHKLGSRQNAANAFGPWDPEQFKVEDSAFGFITMENGAVISLESSWAINLRNFAEAQSILCGTEGGADMTDGLHINGEKNSRLYDSKIDMGSGGVAFYSGGSENEADREARMWLEAIVEDKEPLVKPEQALVVTQILEAIYESARTGKAVYLES; translated from the coding sequence ATGTCTGATCAGGTACTGAATATCGGTATTATTGGCTGCGGAGGGATTGCCCAGAACAAGCATCTGCCGAGTCTGTCCAAGCAGCCGCTTGCACGATTGGTTGCCTTCTGTGACATTGTGGAAGAACGCGCTTCTGAAGCAGCCCAGCAGTATGGCAGCGACAATGCCAAAGTATATACCGATTACAAGCAGCTTCTGGAAGACGGGAGTATCGATGTGATTCACGTCTGTACACCCAATGACTCTCATGCGGTGATTACAGTGGATGCCCTGGAATCCGGCAAGCATGTGATGTGCGAAAAACCGATGGCCAAATCGACTGCAGAAGCCCGCACGATGGTAGAAGCTGCACAGCGTACAGGCAAAAAATTGTCGATTGCCTACCAGAATCGTTTTCGTGACGATACTCTGTATCTGAAGCAAATGGTAGAGCAGGGTGATCTGGGAGATGTCTATTACGGCAAAGCACTTGCACTGCGCCGCCGTGCAGTCCCTACATGGGGAGTATTTCTGGATGAAGAAAAACAGGGCGGCGGACCATTGATCGATATCGGCACTCATGCACTGGATATGACCCTTTGGTTAATGGACAATTACAAACCGAAAAGTGTAATGGGAACTACATTCCATAAGCTGGGCTCCCGTCAAAATGCCGCTAATGCTTTTGGTCCTTGGGATCCGGAACAGTTCAAGGTAGAAGATTCGGCGTTTGGTTTTATTACCATGGAAAATGGAGCGGTCATTTCCCTGGAATCGAGCTGGGCCATCAATCTACGCAACTTTGCCGAAGCACAAAGCATATTGTGCGGTACAGAAGGCGGAGCCGATATGACAGATGGACTACATATCAACGGCGAGAAAAACAGCCGGCTGTATGACAGCAAAATTGATATGGGATCCGGCGGAGTAGCTTTTTATTCCGGCGGTTCCGAGAATGAAGCAGATCGTGAAGCGAGAATGTGGCTCGAAGCGATCGTGGAAGATAAAGAGCCTCTGGTAAAACCGGAGCAGGCACTGGTCGTGACGCAGATTCTTGAAGCGATCTATGAATCGGCTCGTACCGGTAAAGCCGTTTATCTGGAATCCTGA
- a CDS encoding ThuA domain-containing protein yields MINVTVWNEFVHEQIRDDVKAVYPDGIHKVLADGLTKEGFACRTATLDQDEHGLTESVLNSTDVMLWWGHTAHDLVDDDIAEAVVRRVQEGMGLIVLHSGHFSKPFKQLMGTSCDLKWRVADEQEILWCVNPNHPISQGVNPSITLDKEEMYGEFFDVPAPDELVYLSNFEGGEVFRSGCTYRRGHGKIFYFRPGHETYPTYYNQDIMHIISNAVRWAQPAENARPAFGRTEPKRAIGGKVLV; encoded by the coding sequence ATGATTAACGTAACAGTCTGGAATGAGTTTGTACATGAGCAAATCCGCGACGACGTCAAAGCTGTATACCCGGATGGAATTCACAAAGTACTTGCAGACGGATTGACCAAAGAAGGGTTCGCCTGCCGCACAGCAACACTGGATCAGGATGAGCATGGTCTGACAGAATCCGTTCTGAACTCTACCGATGTTATGCTGTGGTGGGGACACACTGCACACGACCTCGTTGATGATGATATTGCTGAAGCTGTTGTAAGACGTGTTCAGGAAGGCATGGGATTGATCGTGCTTCACTCCGGACACTTCTCCAAACCGTTCAAGCAATTGATGGGTACCAGCTGCGATCTGAAATGGCGTGTCGCAGACGAACAGGAAATCCTGTGGTGTGTTAACCCGAATCATCCGATCTCGCAAGGTGTTAATCCATCCATCACACTGGATAAAGAAGAAATGTATGGCGAGTTCTTCGATGTACCGGCTCCCGATGAACTGGTATATCTGAGCAACTTTGAAGGTGGCGAAGTATTCCGCAGCGGCTGTACCTACCGTCGCGGTCATGGTAAAATCTTTTACTTCCGCCCAGGCCATGAAACGTATCCTACGTATTACAACCAGGATATCATGCATATCATCTCCAACGCAGTACGCTGGGCACAACCAGCAGAAAATGCCCGTCCTGCATTTGGACGGACTGAGCCAAAACGTGCTATCGGCGGTAAAGTACTGGTATAA
- a CDS encoding winged helix-turn-helix transcriptional regulator, with amino-acid sequence MEQHQLGLCPRFETAFSFLGKRWNGLIIQSLMSGPKRFKDISNLIPMMSDKMLSERMKDLEGSGILTRQVYPETPVRIEYELTDKGRALQPVMDQIQNWAEQWVD; translated from the coding sequence ATGGAACAGCATCAATTGGGATTATGCCCTCGTTTTGAGACCGCTTTTTCTTTTCTCGGAAAAAGATGGAATGGTCTGATTATTCAGTCTCTGATGAGCGGACCAAAACGTTTTAAGGATATCTCGAACCTTATTCCGATGATGAGCGATAAAATGCTTTCGGAGCGAATGAAGGATCTGGAGGGAAGCGGTATTCTGACTCGCCAGGTGTATCCGGAGACTCCGGTACGAATCGAGTATGAACTGACCGACAAAGGCCGGGCACTTCAACCGGTTATGGATCAAATTCAGAATTGGGCAGAGCAGTGGGTAGATTAA
- a CDS encoding uracil-DNA glycosylase, whose translation MFNYNESDTHIGPAPLSPELVHACMERVKDLRLEGFLTGFGRWPGRLMMVGEAPGATEVQNGRPFSGQAGKVLDGYLEALEITRDDLYITSSVRSRPYKDKPVKGNPDRLSRSNRTPTRAEVLAFAPILDQEIAIVQPEILITLGNIGLQRLLGDGYTITAVHGQPIYSKIQQVDRDYPEKGYYWSDQEYCIFPMYHPAAVLYNRSLTDVIADDLKQLRELIGQKSQIVEHK comes from the coding sequence ATGTTTAACTACAATGAGTCAGACACGCATATCGGACCTGCACCGCTGTCTCCGGAATTGGTTCATGCCTGTATGGAGAGAGTCAAGGATCTGAGATTGGAGGGATTCCTGACAGGATTCGGCAGATGGCCTGGCAGGCTGATGATGGTAGGCGAAGCACCCGGCGCCACCGAGGTGCAGAATGGAAGACCTTTTTCCGGTCAGGCAGGTAAAGTGCTGGATGGATATCTCGAAGCTTTGGAGATCACAAGAGATGATCTATACATCACCAGCTCGGTGCGCAGCCGTCCGTATAAAGACAAGCCAGTCAAAGGAAATCCCGATCGTCTCAGTCGTTCCAACCGCACACCGACCCGGGCAGAGGTGTTAGCATTTGCTCCGATTCTGGATCAGGAAATTGCTATTGTACAGCCGGAGATTCTGATTACACTGGGTAATATTGGTCTGCAGCGGCTGCTTGGAGACGGATATACTATTACTGCTGTACATGGACAGCCTATTTACAGCAAGATTCAGCAGGTAGACAGAGATTATCCGGAGAAAGGATATTATTGGTCCGATCAAGAATATTGCATTTTCCCTATGTATCATCCTGCAGCAGTGCTGTATAATAGATCATTGACCGATGTTATTGCTGATGATCTCAAGCAGCTGCGAGAACTGATTGGTCAAAAGTCGCAGATAGTGGAACACAAGTAA
- the msrA gene encoding peptide-methionine (S)-S-oxide reductase MsrA, producing MSESHYEKATFAGGCFWCMVTPFEELPGIISIRSGYTGGHTENPTYEEVCKETTGHAEAVQIVFDPAIFPYEKLLELFWQQIDPTDAGGQFYDRGSSYRTGIFYHNEHQRELAEASKQELEASGRFDKPIVTEITPAQTFYEAETYHQDYHKKNTGHYKRYRKGSGRDAFIEQHWSNQIDKSDLKNRLSEMQYKVTQQNGTEPAFHNEFWDHHGDGIYVDIVSGEPLFSSTDKYDSGCGWPSFTRPIREYHVKENMDVSHFMVRTEVRSREADSHLGHVFDDGPGPNGLRYCINSAALRFVPREKLEEEGYGEYNVLFQ from the coding sequence ATGAGTGAATCCCATTACGAAAAAGCAACCTTTGCCGGTGGATGTTTCTGGTGCATGGTAACCCCGTTTGAGGAACTGCCAGGTATTATCAGTATTCGTTCCGGTTACACAGGTGGACATACCGAGAACCCGACCTACGAAGAGGTCTGCAAAGAAACTACCGGTCATGCGGAAGCCGTACAGATCGTGTTTGATCCGGCTATTTTCCCGTATGAGAAACTGCTGGAACTGTTCTGGCAGCAAATCGACCCGACCGATGCAGGCGGACAATTCTATGACCGCGGTTCTTCGTACCGTACCGGCATTTTCTATCATAACGAGCATCAGCGCGAACTGGCTGAAGCATCAAAGCAGGAGCTGGAGGCTAGCGGCCGCTTTGACAAGCCGATCGTAACCGAAATTACACCGGCCCAGACTTTTTACGAAGCCGAGACCTATCATCAGGATTATCATAAAAAGAATACCGGTCATTACAAACGCTATCGCAAAGGTTCTGGACGCGATGCTTTTATCGAGCAGCACTGGTCCAACCAGATCGATAAATCCGATCTCAAAAACCGCTTGAGCGAAATGCAGTACAAGGTTACCCAGCAAAATGGTACCGAACCTGCTTTTCATAATGAATTCTGGGATCATCATGGTGATGGTATCTACGTGGATATCGTATCGGGTGAGCCGCTGTTCAGCTCAACGGATAAATATGATTCCGGTTGCGGCTGGCCGAGCTTTACCCGTCCGATCCGGGAGTATCATGTAAAAGAAAATATGGATGTCAGCCACTTTATGGTCCGTACCGAAGTACGCAGCCGCGAAGCCGATTCCCATCTGGGTCATGTTTTCGATGACGGTCCGGGTCCGAACGGATTACGGTACTGCATCAACTCTGCAGCTCTGCGCTTTGTACCGAGAGAAAAGCTGGAAGAAGAAGGCTATGGCGAGTATAACGTGCTGTTCCAGTAA
- a CDS encoding TerC family protein yields MELFTVEFWIALASIVLIDLVLAGDNAIVIGMAARNIPKENQKKVIIWGTVGAFVIRAIATLLVVYLLHITGLRLIGGLALVYIAYKLLVEEKEEDNISASSQMWAAIRTIIIADAMMGLDNVLAVAGAAHGDFPLVVVGLAISIPIMVWCSTLILKLIERFPWIIALGSAILAWTAAKMIIEEPLIKAYFENGFIKYGFELVVIVLVVLIGLRVKKKNADAKAAKEIAL; encoded by the coding sequence ATGGAGTTATTTACTGTGGAATTCTGGATAGCCCTAGCGTCGATCGTTTTGATTGACCTGGTACTGGCTGGTGACAATGCAATTGTTATCGGTATGGCTGCCCGTAATATTCCAAAGGAAAATCAGAAAAAAGTAATTATCTGGGGAACAGTCGGAGCGTTTGTTATACGAGCCATTGCTACACTGCTGGTCGTATATTTGCTGCATATTACCGGCTTGCGTCTGATCGGTGGTCTGGCACTCGTATATATCGCCTACAAGCTGCTGGTTGAAGAAAAAGAAGAAGATAATATCTCGGCCAGCAGTCAGATGTGGGCAGCGATCCGTACGATTATTATTGCGGATGCGATGATGGGACTCGACAATGTACTGGCGGTTGCCGGTGCGGCACATGGAGACTTTCCGCTGGTAGTGGTAGGGCTGGCAATCTCTATTCCGATTATGGTCTGGTGCAGTACTTTGATTCTCAAACTGATTGAGCGTTTTCCGTGGATTATTGCGCTCGGGTCTGCTATTTTGGCCTGGACAGCAGCCAAGATGATTATCGAAGAACCGCTCATTAAGGCGTATTTTGAAAATGGCTTTATCAAATACGGATTTGAACTGGTTGTTATTGTGCTGGTAGTCTTGATCGGCCTGCGCGTCAAGAAAAAGAATGCTGACGCCAAAGCAGCCAAAGAAATTGCTTTGTAA